The Streptomyces laurentii genome contains a region encoding:
- a CDS encoding lysR family transcriptional regulator (Helix-turn-helix domains; cl00088;~LysR family transcriptional regulator [Streptomyces lividans TK24];~The C-terminal substrate binding domain of an uncharacterized LysR-type transcriptional regulator, contains the type 2 periplasmic binding fold; cd08423;~Transcriptional regulator [Transcription]; COG0583;~identified by MetaGeneAnnotator; putative;~putative dimerization interface [polypeptide binding]) gives MIEARRLHILRAVADHRTVTAAAAALYLTPSAVSQQLAALEQETGHRLVDRNARGTRLTPAGEILLSHANAVMAQLERAEAELAAYGSGEAGTVTLAAFATGIGLVVAPALGALAREAPGIRVRVRDAEGDESLLMVLDRQVDVAVAVEYRGAPGEDDARVTRVPLYAEPFDAVLPRGHRLADDERTALADLAKDAWIGQSAGNPCHDVTVLACEYAGFAPTLEHISDDFRAVVALVGAGAGVALVPRSALRGTDLTDVVVRPVDGVAPTRRVFAAVRRGAEEHPLIRPVLDALREAAGPGAVREP, from the coding sequence ATGATCGAAGCGCGGCGGCTGCACATCCTCCGGGCGGTGGCCGACCACCGTACCGTCACGGCGGCTGCCGCCGCGCTCTATCTCACCCCCTCGGCCGTCTCCCAGCAGCTTGCGGCGCTGGAGCAGGAGACCGGCCACCGCCTCGTGGACCGCAACGCACGGGGCACCCGGCTGACTCCGGCCGGCGAGATCCTGCTGAGCCATGCCAACGCCGTCATGGCCCAGCTGGAGCGCGCCGAGGCGGAGCTGGCGGCGTACGGCTCGGGCGAGGCCGGGACGGTCACGCTGGCCGCGTTCGCCACCGGCATCGGCCTGGTCGTCGCCCCGGCTCTCGGCGCCCTCGCGCGCGAGGCGCCCGGCATCCGGGTCCGGGTGCGCGACGCCGAGGGCGACGAGAGCCTGCTCATGGTCCTCGACCGGCAGGTGGACGTCGCCGTGGCCGTCGAGTACCGGGGCGCCCCCGGCGAGGACGACGCCCGCGTCACCCGCGTACCGCTCTACGCGGAGCCGTTCGACGCGGTCCTGCCGCGCGGTCACCGGCTCGCCGACGACGAGCGGACGGCGCTCGCCGACCTCGCCAAGGACGCGTGGATCGGGCAGTCCGCCGGCAATCCGTGCCATGACGTGACGGTGCTGGCCTGCGAGTACGCCGGATTCGCGCCCACTCTGGAGCACATCTCTGACGACTTCCGGGCCGTCGTCGCCCTCGTCGGCGCCGGGGCGGGGGTAGCCCTCGTGCCCCGCTCCGCCCTGCGCGGCACCGACCTCACCGACGTGGTGGTGCGCCCGGTCGACGGTGTCGCCCCCACCCGCCGTGTCTTCGCGGCCGTGCGCCGCGGCGCCGAGGAACACCCGCTGATCCGCCCGGTGCTCGACGCCCTGCGCGAGGCCGCCGGACCGGGCGCAGTGCGCGAACCGTAA
- a CDS encoding 2-amino-3-ketobutyrate coenzyme A ligase (2-amino-3-ketobutyrate coenzyme A ligase [Vibrio cholerae O395];~KBL_like; this family belongs to the pyridoxal phosphate (PLP)-dependent aspartate aminotransferase superfamily (fold I). The major groups in this CD corresponds to serine palmitoyltransferase (SPT), 5-aminolevulinate synthase (ALAS); cd06454;~catalytic residue [active];~identified by MetaGeneAnnotator; putative;~pyridoxal 5'-phosphate binding site [chemical binding];~pyridoxal phosphate-dependent acyltransferase, putative; TIGR01825;~substrate-cofactor binding pocket), which yields MFDSVRDDIRTTLDEIRQAGLHKPERVIGSPQSATVEVTAGGRPGEVLNFCANNYLGLADHPEVVAAAHTALDRWGYGMASVRFICGTQEVHKELEARLSAFLGQEDTILYSSCFDANGGVFETLLGAEDAVISDALNHASIIDGIRLSKARRFRYANRDMADLEQQLKEATEGGARRKLIVTDGVFSMDGYVAPLDEICDLAERYDAMVMVDDSHAVGFVGPGGRGTPELHGVMDRVDIITGTLGKALGGASGGYVAARAEIVALLRQRSRPYLFSNTLAPVIAAASLKVLDLLESAGDLRERLNANTALFRSRMTEEGFDILPGDHAIAPVMIGDASEAGRMAELLLERGVYVIGFSYPVVPQGQARIRVQLSAAHSSDDVNQAVDAFVAARAALRN from the coding sequence ATGTTCGATTCCGTACGCGACGACATCCGCACCACCCTCGACGAGATCCGGCAGGCCGGGCTGCACAAGCCCGAGCGGGTCATCGGCAGCCCGCAGTCGGCGACCGTCGAGGTCACCGCCGGCGGCCGCCCCGGCGAGGTCCTCAACTTCTGCGCCAACAACTACCTCGGCCTCGCCGACCACCCCGAGGTCGTGGCCGCCGCCCACACCGCCCTGGACCGCTGGGGCTATGGCATGGCCTCCGTCCGCTTCATCTGCGGCACCCAGGAGGTGCACAAGGAGCTGGAGGCGCGGCTGTCGGCGTTCCTCGGCCAGGAGGACACGATCCTCTACTCCTCCTGTTTCGACGCCAACGGCGGTGTCTTCGAGACCCTGCTCGGCGCCGAGGACGCGGTGATCTCCGACGCCCTCAACCACGCCTCCATCATCGACGGCATCCGTCTGTCCAAGGCCCGCCGCTTCCGCTACGCCAACCGCGACATGGCCGACCTGGAGCAGCAGCTCAAGGAGGCCACGGAGGGCGGCGCCCGGCGCAAGCTGATCGTCACCGACGGCGTGTTCTCCATGGACGGCTACGTCGCGCCGCTCGACGAGATCTGCGACCTGGCCGAGCGCTACGACGCCATGGTGATGGTCGACGACTCGCACGCCGTCGGCTTCGTCGGCCCCGGCGGACGCGGCACGCCCGAGCTGCACGGGGTCATGGACCGGGTCGACATCATCACCGGCACCCTCGGCAAGGCCCTCGGCGGCGCCTCCGGCGGCTACGTGGCCGCCCGCGCCGAGATCGTCGCCCTGCTGCGCCAGCGCTCGCGCCCGTACCTGTTCTCCAACACCCTCGCCCCGGTGATCGCCGCCGCCTCCCTCAAGGTGCTCGACCTGCTGGAGTCGGCCGGCGACCTGCGCGAGCGGCTGAACGCGAATACCGCGCTGTTCCGCAGCCGGATGACCGAGGAGGGCTTCGACATCCTCCCCGGCGACCACGCGATCGCCCCCGTCATGATCGGCGACGCCTCCGAGGCGGGCCGGATGGCCGAGCTGCTGCTCGAGCGCGGGGTGTACGTGATCGGCTTCTCGTACCCGGTCGTCCCGCAGGGCCAGGCCCGCATCCGGGTCCAGCTCTCCGCCGCGCATTCGTCGGATGATGTGAACCAGGCTGTGGACGCGTTCGTCGCCGCGCGCGCCGCCCTGCGAAACTAG
- a CDS encoding zinc-binding alcohol dehydrogenase ((2R,3R)-2,3-butanediol dehydrogenase; cd08233;~Threonine dehydrogenase and related Zn-dependent dehydrogenases [Aminoacid transportand metabolism / General function prediction only]; COG1063;~catalytic Zn binding site [ion binding];~identified by MetaGeneAnnotator; putative;~putative NAD(P) binding site [chemical binding];~zinc-binding alcohol dehydrogenase [Neisseria gonorrhoeae MS11]) → MKAARYYDRGDIRIEDIPEPTVRPGTVGIDVAFCGICGTDLHEYLDGPIFVPPAGHPHPVSGEAAPVTLGHEMSGVVYAVGEGVEDLKPGDRVVVEPYILRPDVDTSENNPTYHLSPDMNFIGLGGRGGGLAEKIVVERRWVHPVGDVPLDQAALIEPLSVGYHAFDRSGAKAGDFALVGGAGPIGLLTCAVLKAMGVEVAVSELSPLRRQKALDAKVADHVIDPATTDVTSEVQRLTGGKGADVAFEATSVNVVLDTLFDAVKPGGVITVISIWGKPATIDMQKLVLKEVDLRGTIAYVNSHPQTIKLVQEGRIDLSPFITKTIGLDGLVDEGFETLIHHNETAVKILVDPRR, encoded by the coding sequence ATGAAGGCTGCACGCTACTACGACCGCGGCGACATCCGTATCGAGGACATCCCCGAGCCCACCGTCCGCCCGGGCACCGTCGGCATCGATGTCGCGTTCTGCGGCATCTGCGGTACCGACCTGCACGAATACCTCGACGGACCGATCTTCGTCCCACCGGCCGGCCACCCGCACCCCGTCTCCGGCGAGGCCGCCCCCGTCACGCTCGGCCACGAGATGTCCGGCGTGGTGTACGCGGTGGGCGAGGGCGTCGAGGACCTGAAGCCGGGCGACCGGGTCGTCGTCGAGCCCTACATCCTGCGCCCCGACGTCGACACCAGCGAGAACAACCCGACCTACCACCTCTCCCCCGACATGAACTTCATCGGGCTCGGAGGCCGGGGCGGCGGTCTCGCCGAGAAGATCGTCGTCGAGCGCCGGTGGGTGCACCCGGTCGGTGACGTCCCCCTGGACCAGGCGGCCCTCATCGAGCCGCTGTCCGTGGGCTACCACGCCTTCGACCGCTCGGGCGCGAAGGCGGGCGACTTCGCCCTGGTCGGCGGTGCGGGCCCCATCGGGCTGCTGACCTGCGCGGTGCTCAAGGCGATGGGCGTCGAGGTCGCGGTCAGCGAGCTCAGCCCGCTGCGCCGCCAGAAGGCCCTGGACGCCAAGGTCGCCGACCATGTCATCGACCCGGCCACCACCGATGTCACCTCCGAGGTCCAGCGCCTCACGGGCGGCAAGGGCGCGGACGTCGCGTTCGAGGCCACGTCCGTGAACGTCGTCCTCGACACCCTGTTCGACGCGGTCAAGCCGGGCGGTGTCATCACCGTCATCTCGATCTGGGGCAAGCCGGCGACGATCGACATGCAGAAGCTCGTCCTCAAGGAGGTCGACCTGCGCGGCACCATCGCCTACGTGAACTCCCACCCGCAGACCATCAAACTGGTCCAGGAGGGACGGATCGACCTGTCGCCGTTCATCACCAAGACGATCGGGCTGGACGGCCTCGTGGACGAGGGCTTCGAGACCCTCATCCACCACAACGAGACGGCCGTCAAGATCCTCGTGGACCCGCGCCGCTGA